Proteins from one Candidatus Margulisiibacteriota bacterium genomic window:
- a CDS encoding flavin reductase family protein: MSKSLWKPGTMVYPVPAVLVSCGDAPDNYNLLTIAWTGTICSEPAMTYISVRPERHSHGIIERTGEFVINLTTKKLAFAVDYCGVKSGREINKFRQLKLTPLTGAHVKAPLLKESPLNIECRVEEIKKLGSHDMFIARVLGIQADKEYIDKKGAFNLARTEPICYSHGKYYLLGKELGRFGFSVKKRK, encoded by the coding sequence ATGAGCAAAAGCCTGTGGAAACCGGGGACGATGGTTTACCCCGTGCCGGCCGTGCTGGTCTCCTGCGGCGACGCGCCGGATAACTACAACCTCTTAACGATCGCCTGGACCGGCACGATCTGCTCGGAACCGGCCATGACCTACATCTCCGTCCGGCCGGAGCGGCATTCGCACGGGATCATTGAGCGGACCGGCGAGTTCGTCATCAACCTGACCACCAAAAAGCTGGCGTTCGCCGTCGACTACTGCGGCGTCAAGTCGGGCCGGGAGATCAACAAGTTCCGGCAGCTCAAGCTGACGCCGCTCACAGGGGCGCACGTTAAGGCCCCGCTCCTCAAAGAGAGCCCGCTCAACATCGAATGCCGGGTCGAGGAGATCAAAAAGCTCGGTTCGCACGACATGTTCATCGCCAGGGTCCTGGGGATCCAGGCGGACAAGGAATATATCGACAAAAAAGGGGCGTTCAACCTTGCCCGGACCGAGCCGATCTGCTATTCGCACGGTAAATATTATCTTTTAGGCAAGGAATTGGGCCGTTTCGGCTTTTCGGTCAAGAAGCGGAAGTGA
- a CDS encoding glycosyltransferase family 39 protein has protein sequence MALQLLLRLPFIAEPLSQDEGIYSCVAARLAHGDVLYRDLIDNKPPGIFYLYRSVYQLFGWSAPALRWFTAFFGLLSTLAVFLLGRRCRDERAGLLAALFFAVFSGGVFVEGAGSNTEVYMVLPLLLALLAFFSGALFWAGLLSGLALLFKPVAVFPLLVLLGFACWSGGKPGWRRPALFLAGSAGLPLLTLLYFWSQGAGEGFINCNLFYSLGMVNPRLGYFLFKTVYLMLFENSVLWLLAALGLCLAFKERLLLAAWTLAALAGAFAAGYSFGHYYLPLIPGLSLLAGIAVAGWPELKIARRGRAAFGVLLAALTLLIVASQYEFYTVYSPAEIARQRYGTPANELARRLGARLGEITLPRDRILTKSLFSAVFYAGRLPAGGNYLTVRGGIGEISLFGRQLFAGALLFQRDPAMVRAIDEDFYRALADDRTKYYVVYLPDYYAPPDAAARLQEYGYRLDRSLTDAANGVIVYRREVGKIGVAGRRERRKNGVSEET, from the coding sequence ATGGCGCTGCAGCTGCTCCTGCGGCTGCCTTTTATCGCGGAGCCGCTCTCCCAGGATGAAGGGATCTACTCCTGCGTGGCGGCGCGGCTGGCGCACGGCGACGTGCTTTACCGCGACCTGATCGACAACAAGCCGCCCGGGATATTTTATCTTTACCGCTCGGTCTACCAGCTGTTCGGCTGGAGCGCGCCGGCGCTCCGGTGGTTCACCGCTTTTTTCGGCCTGTTATCCACGCTGGCCGTTTTTCTGCTCGGCCGCCGCTGCCGGGACGAGCGGGCCGGACTGCTGGCCGCGTTGTTTTTTGCGGTCTTTTCCGGCGGCGTGTTCGTGGAAGGGGCGGGCTCGAACACCGAAGTCTATATGGTCTTGCCCTTACTGTTGGCGCTGCTCGCTTTTTTCTCCGGCGCGTTGTTTTGGGCGGGATTATTGTCCGGCCTGGCGCTTTTGTTCAAGCCGGTGGCGGTTTTTCCGCTCCTGGTCCTGCTCGGCTTTGCTTGCTGGTCAGGCGGAAAGCCCGGCTGGCGGCGGCCGGCGCTCTTCCTGGCCGGCAGCGCCGGCCTCCCTCTGCTGACGCTCCTTTATTTCTGGTCCCAGGGCGCCGGGGAAGGCTTTATCAACTGCAACCTATTCTACAGCCTGGGGATGGTCAATCCCCGGCTTGGTTATTTCCTGTTCAAGACCGTTTACCTGATGCTGTTCGAGAACTCGGTATTGTGGCTGCTGGCGGCGCTCGGCCTCTGCCTGGCTTTTAAAGAACGGCTGCTGCTGGCGGCCTGGACGCTGGCCGCGCTGGCCGGCGCTTTTGCCGCCGGTTATTCGTTCGGCCATTACTATTTGCCGCTCATTCCCGGCTTGTCATTGCTGGCGGGGATCGCGGTCGCCGGTTGGCCGGAGCTGAAGATCGCCCGGCGGGGTCGGGCCGCGTTCGGCGTCCTGCTGGCCGCGTTGACCTTGCTGATCGTCGCCAGCCAGTATGAATTTTATACCGTTTATTCCCCCGCCGAGATCGCGCGGCAGCGGTACGGCACGCCGGCCAACGAGCTTGCCCGGCGGCTCGGGGCAAGGCTCGGTGAGATCACTTTGCCCCGCGACCGGATCCTGACCAAGAGCTTATTCTCCGCGGTATTCTATGCCGGGCGGCTGCCGGCCGGGGGGAATTACCTGACGGTCCGGGGCGGGATCGGGGAGATCTCTCTGTTCGGCCGGCAATTGTTCGCCGGAGCGCTGCTGTTCCAGCGCGATCCGGCGATGGTCCGCGCGATCGACGAAGATTTTTACCGCGCGCTGGCGGACGACCGGACAAAATACTATGTCGTTTACCTGCCGGACTATTACGCGCCGCCTGATGCCGCGGCCCGGCTGCAGGAATACGGCTATCGGCTGGACCGGTCGTTGACCGACGCGGCGAACGGCGTCATCGTTTACCGGCGCGAGGTCGGCAAGATCGGAGTGGCCGGACGGAGAGAACGAAGGAAAAATGGGGTGAGTGAGGAGACTTGA
- a CDS encoding MFS transporter gives MLKIKRNVWALGLTSFFTDVSSEMIMVLMPLFLTSLGASRAAIGLIEGVADATASFLKIISGWVSDKLGKRKLLIGLGYSLSTLTKPLVALANTWPLVLFVRFTDRVGKGVRNAPRDALIADSTEPSERGVSFGFHRMMDTAGAVGGALLASLLLYIFSTHFKMDIMTQYRTIFWISVIPGILSVLTIIFFVKDLPGKCEQCEEKKASGGYRRGFTAFMLVMGFFQLANFSYALFILRASDLGVVAFLIPIIYLVYNLVYANFSIPFGRLSDLIGRKRVLGEGFLLLAFILFGFAFATQTWQAWLLFAAYGLVSAITESIPRAIVSDLVAPEVRGTAYGIYYTLIGVTALPASAIAGLLWDRFGRVNGPVIAFGYGALLAMVATALLLYLVPDLRTEKKGQNR, from the coding sequence ATGCTCAAGATCAAGCGGAACGTCTGGGCCCTCGGGCTGACCAGCTTCTTTACCGATGTCAGCTCCGAAATGATCATGGTCCTGATGCCGCTTTTCCTCACTTCGCTCGGGGCAAGCCGGGCGGCGATCGGCCTGATCGAAGGGGTGGCCGACGCGACGGCCAGCTTTCTCAAGATCATCTCCGGCTGGGTCTCCGATAAGCTCGGCAAGCGGAAGCTGCTGATCGGCCTCGGCTACAGCCTTTCGACCCTGACCAAGCCGCTGGTCGCCCTGGCCAACACCTGGCCGCTCGTCCTCTTTGTCCGCTTTACCGACCGGGTCGGGAAGGGGGTCAGGAACGCCCCCCGCGACGCCTTGATCGCCGATTCGACCGAGCCGTCCGAGCGCGGCGTCTCGTTCGGTTTTCACCGGATGATGGATACCGCCGGCGCGGTCGGCGGCGCGCTGCTCGCTTCCCTGTTACTTTATATTTTCTCCACCCACTTTAAGATGGATATCATGACCCAGTACCGGACGATCTTCTGGATCTCCGTTATCCCCGGCATCTTGTCGGTCCTGACGATCATCTTTTTTGTTAAGGACCTGCCCGGGAAATGCGAGCAGTGCGAAGAGAAAAAGGCGAGCGGCGGGTACCGCCGCGGGTTTACCGCTTTCATGCTCGTGATGGGGTTCTTCCAGCTGGCGAATTTCTCTTACGCGCTCTTTATCCTGCGGGCGTCGGACCTCGGGGTCGTCGCCTTCCTGATCCCGATCATTTACCTGGTCTATAACCTGGTCTACGCCAACTTTTCCATCCCTTTCGGCCGGTTATCCGACCTGATCGGCCGTAAAAGAGTGCTCGGCGAAGGGTTTCTCCTGCTGGCTTTTATTCTGTTCGGTTTCGCTTTCGCGACGCAAACCTGGCAGGCCTGGCTGCTTTTCGCCGCTTACGGCCTGGTCTCGGCGATTACCGAGAGCATTCCGCGGGCGATCGTTTCCGACCTGGTGGCGCCCGAGGTCCGGGGAACGGCTTACGGCATTTATTACACCCTGATCGGCGTCACCGCCCTGCCGGCTTCGGCGATCGCCGGCCTGCTTTGGGACCGCTTTGGCCGGGTCAACGGCCCGGTCATCGCTTTTGGCTACGGGGCGCTGCTGGCGATGGTTGCCACTGCGCTCCTCTTATACCTGGTCCCCGATCTGCGGACGGAGAAGAAAGGACAAAACAGATGA
- a CDS encoding ABC transporter permease: protein MGDLWAIYILWLRDLKRYWYDKPRIFASLGQPILFLFVLGTALGPSVATPGGINFSEFIFPGIICMTVLFTSIFSAISIVWDREFGFLKEVLVAPVSRWSIVIGKAFGGSTVAVLQGCLMLVLAPLVGVKLTLLIVVQSVLVMFLIAFAITGLGIVIAARMKEMEGFQMVVNFVIMPIFFLSGALFPLDRLPGWLAVLTRIDPLTYGVDLLRRVMLGINTFNPLLSVAVMVSFTLVMFAIAVFEFNLAE from the coding sequence ATGGGCGATCTCTGGGCCATTTATATCCTCTGGCTGCGCGACCTGAAGCGGTACTGGTACGACAAGCCGCGGATCTTCGCTTCGCTCGGCCAGCCGATCCTCTTTCTCTTCGTGCTGGGGACCGCTTTGGGCCCGTCGGTCGCCACGCCGGGGGGGATCAACTTTTCCGAGTTCATTTTTCCGGGGATCATCTGCATGACGGTCCTCTTTACTTCGATCTTTTCCGCCATTTCCATCGTTTGGGACCGGGAATTCGGCTTCCTGAAAGAGGTACTGGTCGCGCCGGTCTCCCGCTGGTCGATCGTCATCGGTAAAGCGTTTGGCGGTTCGACCGTCGCGGTCCTCCAGGGCTGTCTGATGCTGGTCCTGGCCCCGCTGGTGGGGGTCAAGTTGACGCTCCTGATCGTGGTCCAGAGCGTGCTGGTGATGTTCCTGATCGCTTTTGCCATTACCGGCCTCGGCATCGTTATCGCGGCGCGGATGAAGGAGATGGAAGGGTTCCAGATGGTCGTCAACTTTGTCATTATGCCGATCTTTTTCCTTTCCGGCGCCCTGTTCCCGCTCGACCGGCTCCCCGGCTGGCTGGCGGTCCTGACCCGGATCGATCCGCTGACCTACGGCGTCGACCTGCTCCGCCGGGTCATGCTCGGGATCAATACCTTTAATCCCCTCCTGTCGGTTGCCGTCATGGTTAGTTTCACCCTGGTCATGTTCGCTATCGCCGTTTTCGAGTTCAACCTGGCGGAGTAG
- a CDS encoding ATP-binding cassette domain-containing protein encodes MDTATEIIRVDGLTRKFNDLTAVDGISFAVNRGEVFGFLGPNGAGKTTTINMLCTLLRPTGGTARVGCCEVAKEPNRVRKEIGIIFQDPSLDDRLTAEDNLRFHGYLYNMDHQKIEQRIVSVLSLVELLDRRQEFVRKFSGGMKRRLEIARGLLHQPKLLFLDEPTLGLDPQTRVHIWDYILKMRQENGLTIFMTTHYMQEAEVCDRIAIIDHGKIVDIATPAKLKEKHGETTLEGVFLKVTGREIRQQAGESAWSQWMRRS; translated from the coding sequence ATGGACACCGCCACTGAGATCATCCGGGTCGACGGCCTGACCCGCAAGTTCAACGATCTTACCGCCGTGGACGGCATCTCCTTCGCGGTGAACCGGGGCGAGGTCTTCGGTTTCCTCGGGCCGAACGGGGCGGGGAAGACGACGACGATCAACATGCTTTGCACCTTGCTTCGGCCGACCGGCGGGACCGCCCGCGTCGGCTGCTGCGAGGTCGCCAAAGAGCCGAACCGGGTCCGCAAGGAGATCGGGATCATCTTCCAGGACCCGTCGCTCGATGACCGGTTAACCGCCGAAGATAACCTCCGTTTCCACGGTTATCTCTACAATATGGACCACCAAAAGATCGAGCAGCGGATCGTCTCGGTCCTGTCGTTGGTCGAACTGCTCGACCGGCGGCAAGAATTTGTCCGCAAGTTCTCCGGCGGGATGAAACGGCGGCTGGAGATCGCCCGCGGCCTGCTGCACCAGCCCAAGCTCCTTTTCCTCGACGAACCGACGCTCGGCCTTGACCCGCAGACCCGCGTCCATATCTGGGACTATATCCTGAAAATGCGGCAGGAGAACGGCCTGACGATCTTTATGACGACCCATTACATGCAGGAGGCCGAGGTTTGCGACCGGATCGCGATCATCGACCACGGCAAGATCGTCGATATCGCTACCCCGGCCAAATTGAAGGAGAAGCACGGCGAGACGACCCTGGAAGGGGTCTTTCTGAAGGTGACCGGGCGCGAGATCCGCCAGCAGGCGGGGGAATCGGCCTGGTCGCAGTGGATGAGGCGGTCATAA
- a CDS encoding class I SAM-dependent methyltransferase, translated as MNRLKTLFRLCCPPVIYGSLSAVKRALFSPPPKRKRRHFSSASSGAMNSPEHQELGIYWDDDFAALLDTWGEKTVWQEIPLLLAACRGRVLDIACGTGKVIEILARTSPQLEVHGCDISDKLIKRAIAKGIPAERLKICDATNSGYTDNAFDHAYSIGSLEHFTEDGIVKTVKECHRTVKGASFHLVPVSKSGRNEGWFVTPLQSYFNNSVDWWLNKFRSAYATVYVVDSAWECPTQAGKWFVCLKQTAKTD; from the coding sequence ATGAATCGCTTAAAGACCTTGTTCCGTCTCTGTTGCCCGCCGGTGATCTACGGATCGCTGAGCGCGGTCAAGCGCGCCCTGTTCTCTCCTCCGCCCAAAAGAAAACGCCGCCATTTCAGCAGTGCGTCATCAGGCGCAATGAACAGCCCGGAACATCAGGAACTTGGGATCTATTGGGACGACGACTTCGCCGCTCTTTTGGATACTTGGGGCGAAAAGACCGTCTGGCAAGAGATCCCCCTATTGCTGGCAGCTTGCCGCGGCCGCGTTCTGGACATCGCCTGCGGGACCGGCAAGGTGATCGAGATCCTCGCCCGCACCTCGCCGCAGCTCGAAGTCCATGGCTGCGATATCTCCGACAAACTGATCAAGCGGGCCATTGCTAAAGGGATTCCCGCGGAGCGCCTTAAGATTTGCGACGCGACCAACAGCGGATATACCGACAACGCTTTTGATCACGCGTATTCCATCGGCTCGCTCGAACATTTCACGGAAGACGGGATCGTTAAAACCGTCAAGGAATGTCACCGGACGGTCAAGGGAGCCTCGTTTCACCTGGTCCCGGTCTCGAAAAGCGGCCGGAACGAAGGCTGGTTCGTCACTCCGCTCCAATCGTATTTCAACAACAGCGTCGACTGGTGGCTGAACAAGTTCCGATCGGCTTATGCCACCGTCTATGTCGTCGATTCCGCCTGGGAATGCCCGACTCAGGCCGGCAAGTGGTTTGTTTGCCTCAAGCAGACAGCAAAAACCGACTAA
- a CDS encoding cation diffusion facilitator family transporter — translation MNNQRRLALALFIILIIFLVELVGGFVSNSLALLSDAGHMLTDTMALGLALLAALFAARPATKERTFGFYRLEILSALFNGSLLALVALYIFYEAVVRFLHPVAVRSDILLLVATVGLLANVGAAVILAKSSRDSLNVRGAFLHVLSDLVSSVAVIIGGILIRYLGWYYIDPFLGIVIGIMILRGALGLVLESVNILLEATPRDTKLEEVAAAIRQVNGIEDLHDLHIWTITTGMNAISAHLVIADALTDKAAAIVAEVKAVLQAKYQINHATFQTECESCPEGLICRTEPAAREHGHRH, via the coding sequence ATGAACAATCAGCGCCGCTTAGCCCTGGCCCTGTTCATTATCCTGATCATTTTCCTGGTCGAGCTGGTCGGCGGTTTTGTCTCCAACAGTTTGGCCTTGCTTTCCGACGCGGGGCATATGCTGACCGATACCATGGCCCTCGGCCTGGCCCTGCTCGCGGCGCTCTTTGCCGCGCGGCCGGCGACCAAGGAGCGGACCTTCGGTTTTTACCGGCTGGAGATACTCTCCGCCCTGTTCAACGGCTCGCTCCTGGCCCTGGTCGCCCTGTATATTTTCTATGAAGCGGTCGTCCGGTTCCTGCACCCGGTGGCGGTCCGGAGCGATATCCTCTTGCTGGTGGCGACGGTCGGTTTGCTGGCCAATGTCGGGGCGGCGGTCATCCTGGCGAAAAGCTCCCGCGACAGCCTGAACGTGCGCGGCGCTTTTCTCCACGTCTTGTCGGACCTCGTCTCTTCGGTCGCCGTCATCATCGGCGGGATCTTGATCCGCTATCTTGGCTGGTATTATATCGATCCGTTCCTGGGGATCGTGATCGGGATCATGATCCTGCGGGGGGCGCTGGGACTGGTGCTGGAATCGGTCAATATCCTGCTGGAAGCGACGCCGCGCGATACGAAGCTGGAAGAGGTGGCGGCCGCGATCAGGCAGGTCAACGGGATCGAAGACCTGCACGACCTCCACATCTGGACGATCACCACCGGAATGAACGCGATCTCCGCCCACCTGGTCATTGCCGACGCCCTGACGGACAAGGCGGCGGCGATCGTCGCGGAAGTGAAGGCGGTCTTGCAGGCGAAATACCAGATCAATCACGCCACCTTCCAGACCGAATGCGAATCGTGCCCGGAAGGGCTGATCTGCCGGACCGAGCCGGCGGCAAGGGAGCATGGACACCGCCACTGA
- a CDS encoding serine/threonine protein kinase — protein sequence MTVWSELTHEAIYSAVETTLGKKLSNVLRQRNSYINRVYELEEDDSRERLIVKFYRPGRWTDVMIREEHAFLRELAGKEIPVIPPLEIKGETLFYSGPIPYSLFPKKGGRALDEFSPDGWQEIGRHIARIHQVGALHKTSTRVTWRPAIATKQQLETLNASSFLLPDFRPAFDRVINDFTAKADPLFDGPEQILLHGDLHKGNLIHRPNEGIFIVDFDDLCCGPAVQDVWMLLPGGLEHAEQELTWLLKGYETFRSFDRKTLRLVPTLRGMRLVHFAAWLAVQSGEPDFPVHFPESGNARYWKELITDLQEVTASL from the coding sequence ATGACGGTTTGGTCGGAACTGACCCACGAAGCGATCTATAGCGCGGTGGAAACCACGCTGGGCAAGAAGCTGAGCAACGTCCTGCGCCAGCGGAACAGCTACATCAACCGGGTCTATGAGTTGGAAGAGGACGATTCCCGCGAGCGGCTGATCGTTAAATTTTACCGGCCGGGGCGCTGGACCGACGTCATGATCCGTGAAGAGCACGCTTTCCTGCGGGAGCTGGCCGGTAAAGAGATCCCCGTTATCCCGCCGCTGGAGATCAAGGGTGAAACTTTGTTCTATTCCGGCCCTATTCCCTACTCCCTATTTCCCAAAAAGGGCGGCCGCGCGCTCGACGAATTCAGCCCGGACGGCTGGCAGGAGATCGGCCGGCACATCGCCCGGATCCACCAGGTTGGCGCCCTGCACAAAACGTCAACGCGGGTCACCTGGCGCCCGGCGATCGCCACCAAACAGCAGCTGGAAACGTTGAACGCCTCCTCTTTCCTTCTCCCCGATTTCCGTCCGGCCTTTGACCGGGTCATTAACGACTTCACGGCCAAAGCCGACCCGCTCTTCGACGGCCCGGAACAGATCTTATTACACGGCGACCTGCACAAAGGGAATCTGATCCACCGGCCGAACGAGGGGATATTCATCGTCGACTTTGACGACCTCTGCTGCGGCCCGGCCGTCCAGGACGTTTGGATGCTGCTGCCCGGCGGCCTGGAACACGCCGAACAGGAATTAACCTGGCTGCTCAAGGGGTACGAAACGTTCCGGTCGTTCGACCGTAAAACTCTCCGGCTGGTCCCCACCCTGCGCGGGATGCGGCTCGTCCATTTTGCCGCCTGGCTGGCGGTGCAAAGCGGCGAGCCGGACTTCCCGGTCCATTTTCCGGAATCGGGCAACGCGCGCTACTGGAAAGAGCTGATCACCGACCTGCAGGAGGTGACCGCGTCGTTATGA
- the glnA gene encoding type I glutamate--ammonia ligase: MALSAAAKEVLERAKSDGVRFVNLQFTDILGAIKSVAIPVERLADVLDKGIWFDGSSILGFVRICESDMILRPDPATYAVTPWTPPERKSARFLCDVHTPDGQPFEGDPRSTLKKTLAEVAKLGYVYNCGPEVEFYLFKKVDGKITTQPQDSGGYFDYSPRDMASNVRKDIVIALEQMGMTAEMSHHECGPGQHEIDIRYADALTAADNAITLKYTIKAIAQKHDLFASCMPKPLYKQAGSGMHVHQSLFDKKGKNLFFDAKDKYKFSKLAYSFMAGQLDHAKALAAVVAPTVNSYKRLVSGYEAPVYICWAQINRSALIRIPRYSPGREQATRMELRCPDPSCNPYIAFAAMLKAGMDGVKRELTPPKPVEEDVYELDETRRAELKIDMLPFSIKRAVEELKKDKVVQEALGKHTLEKFVEAKLAEFDDYRMQITPWEIDKYLEAL, translated from the coding sequence ATGGCATTAAGCGCGGCGGCTAAAGAAGTTCTGGAGAGAGCGAAGTCCGACGGGGTCCGGTTCGTCAACCTGCAATTTACCGATATTTTAGGGGCGATCAAGTCGGTCGCCATCCCGGTCGAGCGCCTGGCCGACGTCCTTGATAAGGGGATCTGGTTCGACGGGTCGAGCATCCTCGGCTTCGTCCGGATCTGCGAGTCCGACATGATCCTGCGGCCCGATCCGGCGACCTACGCCGTTACTCCCTGGACCCCGCCGGAGCGCAAGTCGGCGCGCTTTCTCTGCGACGTGCACACCCCGGACGGTCAGCCGTTCGAAGGCGACCCCCGGTCAACCCTAAAAAAGACCCTGGCCGAAGTCGCCAAGCTCGGTTATGTCTACAACTGCGGTCCGGAAGTCGAGTTTTACCTCTTTAAGAAGGTCGACGGCAAGATCACCACGCAGCCGCAAGACTCCGGCGGTTATTTCGACTATTCGCCCCGCGATATGGCGAGCAATGTCCGCAAGGACATCGTTATCGCCCTGGAGCAGATGGGGATGACGGCCGAGATGTCGCACCACGAGTGCGGACCCGGCCAGCACGAGATCGACATCCGCTACGCCGACGCGCTGACGGCGGCCGACAACGCCATTACGCTCAAATATACGATCAAGGCGATCGCCCAGAAGCACGACCTGTTCGCCTCCTGCATGCCGAAGCCGCTCTATAAGCAGGCGGGGTCGGGGATGCACGTCCACCAGAGCCTGTTCGACAAGAAGGGGAAGAACCTCTTCTTCGACGCCAAAGATAAGTATAAATTCTCCAAGCTGGCGTACTCGTTCATGGCCGGCCAGCTCGATCACGCCAAAGCGTTAGCGGCGGTCGTTGCCCCCACGGTCAACTCGTACAAGCGGCTGGTCTCCGGCTACGAAGCGCCGGTCTACATTTGCTGGGCGCAGATCAACCGCTCGGCCCTGATCCGGATCCCGCGCTACTCCCCGGGCCGCGAACAAGCTACCCGGATGGAGCTCCGCTGTCCCGATCCGTCGTGCAACCCGTACATCGCCTTCGCCGCGATGCTCAAGGCGGGCATGGACGGCGTCAAGCGCGAGCTGACCCCGCCGAAGCCGGTGGAAGAGGACGTTTACGAGCTTGACGAAACGCGCCGGGCCGAACTGAAGATCGACATGCTGCCGTTCTCCATCAAACGGGCGGTCGAAGAGCTGAAAAAGGACAAGGTCGTCCAGGAAGCGCTCGGTAAACACACGCTCGAAAAGTTCGTCGAAGCCAAGCTGGCGGAGTTCGACGACTACCGGATGCAGATCACCCCGTGGGAAATCGATAAATATCTCGAAGCGTTGTAA